The Brassica oleracea var. oleracea cultivar TO1000 chromosome C6, BOL, whole genome shotgun sequence genomic interval TTGCTTAATCCTCCTGGTGTTCTCCATTTTGAGCTGTCTTCTGCAAGAAATTTTCGACAACGTTTACAAGTTAAAAGCAGAAGTCAAGATTCACTCAAAATTCAGAAAAAGTAATGATCTAGTTTGCTGAATTCATTGATATCTAAACCAAAGTACATCTTTCATAGTCATATATGTATCAAAGCGATGATCATGGTCATCAACTGCAACAAATGCTTAAAACAATAGGATAAATTATATCAGTTGTTAATATGATGAATGTTACAAAATATTGTATTTTGTCACTTAAGATCGTTACAAAATATTGTAGTTTGTATTTTGTCACTGTAGATCATTCGGAATGTAGTGTCTGTATTTTGTCACTTTAGATCGTTTAATAGAATGGACAGCCTTTTGAATTTCATGGATATGCTTTTTCCTAAGAGGTGATAATGTTAATAGAAAACATCTGGGAAAGCACTTTGGAATCAGACATAATATAAAAACATCTTGTTTCCGGAAGGATTGTGACTCTTGTTGGTTTTTGGCTCTAGTCTCAAACAAGTTAGGGGCTCTTCGTTTCACCATATGTCATCTCCATCAAGATGATCCATTTGTATGATCTATTCAGATGATCCATTCAGATTTTTGAGACTCTTTGTTTGTCCATCCAGATGGTTCATCTAAATGAATCATCTAAATGAATTTTATGTTTGTTTCTTTATTTTCATTTCCATCCAAATGAGTTTAGTAAAGAAATTACCAAAATACTCTTGTCTTGATTTAATCATATGTTAAAATTTACTACGATAATAACTTCTAATAAATTTTTTTTTGATAAACATGTATTTGAAAAAAAAACTTTAAAGTTTCAAACTAAAAGAGTATTAATAATAAACCGACGAAATTTTTGGCCGGAAAACGAAATTTTTCGGTTTTGACGAAAAACGAAATTTTTCGGTTTTGACGAAAAACGAGATTTTTCGGTTTTGACGAAAAAAAGAGATTTTTTGGTTTTGACGAAAAACGAGATTTTTCGGTTTTGACGAAAAAACGAGATTTTTCGGTTTTGACGAAAAATGAGATTTTTCGATTTTGACGGGAAAACGAGATTTTTTGATTTTGGCGGGAAAATACAATTTTTGGTTTTGTCGAGAAAAAGTATTTTTGCGGTTTTGGCGGGAAAACAAGATTTTTTGGTTCAAGCGGGAAAACGCGTTTTTCGATTTTTGCGGGAAAACGGGATTTTTTTGGTTTTGGCGAGAAAATATAATTTTTGGTTTTGGCGAGAAAACTGTTTTGTGGTTTTGGTGGGAAAATGCGTTTTTGCGGTTTGGCGAAAAAACGAGATTTTCGGTTTTGGCGGGAAAACACGTTTTCCGGTTTTTGGGGGAAAACAAGATTTTTCGGTTTTGGCAGGAAAACAACAATTTTTGGTTTTGGCGAGAAAACATGTTTTACGATTTTGGCGGGAAAACACGTTTTTGCGTTTTTGGCGTGAAAACGCGTTATTGTAGTTTTGGCATGAAAACGTGTTTTTCGGGTTTCGCGGAAAATGCGTTTTGGCGGGAAAATATGTTTTTTGCGGTTTTCACGAGAATCGGTTTTGGCGGGAAATGCATTTTGATGAGAAAATGCATTTTTTGGTTTTGGCGGGAAAACATGTTTTGTGGTTTTGGCGGGAAAACGTGTTTTTGTGTTTTGGCGGAAAAATGCGTTTTGGGGTTTTGGCGTGAAAACAAGTTGTGATTTTGGCATGAAAACACGTTTTTGCAATTTTGGCGGGAAATCACATTTTTGCAATTTTGTGCGGAAATGCGTATTTAGGGTTTTGGCGTGAAAATTTTGATTTTAGGTTTTCGCGGGAAAATGCGTTTTTGTGGTTTTGTCGGTTTTCGTGTGTGGCAAAATGATATTATGTTTTTGTTTGTAATTTTTGAATTACATCAGGGGCATAATAGACATTATACTATATTGAATGAACCATCTCCATCTAAATGGTCCAAATTGGATTGACTGAATGAACTTTAAAATTAAGCCTATATTTCCGAAAGTCATCCGGATGATCCATCCGGATGAATTACACTTTTAGTGCCTAAAAGTACAAAACTCTCATCTTCATTCCGATGAATCATTTGGATGTAGAAACTAATATGCCCTTACTCATTCAAACCCCCATCCCTACTGAACCCAACCCAAAATTATATTTGAATGAGAACCGATTTCAAAACCTGAATAACCCGACACTTGAAAGAACTGTCATGGATTTAAATAGGTCTCCGAATGACTATGGCTAATAAGAAGTGAATCATATTTGATTCATGACTAGTAACTCTCTCCCATTGAAGTCTCTGATCATGTACAACTTCTTGTGGCTATTTCAGATTTAAACTAATTTTTAGCAGATTTTAACAAGAAACATAATTCTACTTTGTTTTTCCATGATTCTTGTTTTTGACATACAGTTTACATTTACACACGACCACATAGTGAATACCAGTCAATAACAATTACTACAGAAGAGTAAATAACGTTTAGTTCAAAACTATGCTTCCTCCTTTGAGAACTCGGGATCAGCTGGTTTATGAGGTACTAGAGGTAACATCTGCGAGAAGCTAGAACACTCCGCTGAGTCATCCTGTCGATTTCGCAAAGCTTTAGAGACAAACCTCGAGACATAGAGTGTTGCCCCTAGATTGAGTTGTACGTCTTGTTGAATTTGTTGTTTGTCCTTTTTGGCGCGTAAGGTCTTAGAAGCCTTCCTTCGGCAATGTGCTCTCCATGCTGCCTGTATGTAGCATGCTCCCCATGACATCCAAGACATTGAATAGTATCTACAAATTGTATGACAACATTACCAAGAAGGGAGACTGAGTCCTGTGATTTACTTATTTAGGTATTAAAAAAAAACAAATACACTTAAGTATTAAGGGTTTGAAGCTTTACCTGAACATGTGTTTGAGTTTGACGCTATGTAAGCGATTCAAATGGGAAGCTACAAACTTGACATCATCAGGCAAGAGTATGAAGCCTTCAACATCGGTAACAGTTATAACGGTTCTAACTGAGCTGGGAACGCGAGAAGAAGGATGAGGATCTAGAACCCAGAAGAGAAGATCTCCACATATGTCACCTTTTGTGAGACGAATGTGAGAACTAGAATATGTTTCAAAAGATTCTGTCGTGCTTATCAGTTCGCCTCTAGTTACAATAAACTTTCCTCAACCGGGGCACCTTTTCGCACTATGTAGCTATTTTCCGAGTAGAACACAGGCTTCACCCGATCACACAGTGCTTCTAGTAGCCAACCATCATCCATGAAGGAGAGCCAAGGAACCTGAAAACCCAAAAATCATACGTACTCTAAAAACTAACTATATTGGGAAACAGCGAGAGAAACATGAGTATGGGATCTTACACGCTTCAATAACTTCATGTAAAAATGGTGTTTGGTTTCGAGCCTGATATCTTTGGGAAGGCTACGAAGAAGAGCTTCCTCTTCTGTGCTTCTAGTTTCTTGCCATTTATAGTCTTCGTATTTCCTAATGCGTTCCTTTATATTCTCTGGTAGCTTCCTATAGGACATCCATTTTTCTGTGTCTCTCTTCTTCTCCTCCCATTCATCTACTCTTATAGTAGTTGATTGCAAGTACTTCTGTGATCACCAATAAATGAATTCAGATATATACAAGATCAATATCTTTGTGATGAGGTGTGAGTGTGTCTATTACCTGAACATTTCCAATGAGCACAGCAAACAAGAGTACACCAGAGACACAAATGATGATAGCAAAAAGTATCTCCCCTTCAGAGTTGCTTGTCTCTAGGTTTTGTCCCAAAGCACTGTAATTGTTCATGAAAATCTGGTTGTAACCACGATGCCCTACTAGCAAAAATAAGCTGGCGTTTGATAACAGAACCAGACTGCCTACTCTCTCGGGTCCTAGCTGGTAAGTATTTTCATGAGCAGAACTTTCTAGATGTCTCACCACCGGCTAGCTGCTCCCATGGATGGCGTGGAATTCTCATCGGAAGGGACCTTATCAAGGCACACCTTGGATGGGCAATTGGAGATGGGAAAGATGTATTTGTATGGCAAGATCCTTGGTTGTCGTCTTCAGCTAGGGAATGTCCTATGGGGCCTGCTACGGAGAGGAGTAAGGATCTGAAAGTCTCAGATTTATTTCTAGAGAACTCACAAGAATGGGACAGAGAAAAGATCGCCAACCTATTTTCGCAGCATCTAGAGAAGATTCTCCTAATCAAACCGAGCAAATGGGGAGGAAAAGATAAACAAATCTGGCTCAAACAAAACTCAGGCTCCTACTCTACAAGAACAGGATACTTTTCAGCAATCGAAAACTATCATCAGGCAGAAACGGAAGCTCAGACCCCCACTAGAGACTGGGTGAATGAAGTGTGGAAGCTATCAGTATCCCCTAAGCTAAGGCTTTTTATTTGGAAAGTCAAACATGGAGCCATTCCAGTTGGAGAGAGATTGGAAGCAAGACAGATCTTAACCGGCGCTAAATGCCCACACTGCAACAGGGAAGAATCTATCCTACACCTATTTTTCTTATGCCCGTATGCAGTTGAAGTTTGGAATTTGATACCTTTCTCAGAGCCGTTTGACCCGCTAGCAACGACTGACTTCGACTCTGGATGGAAAAGGCTACTAGCCAACACCACGCTCCCACCAATCGGGCTGTGGCAAACCCCCCTCGCGACCTGGGTCATCTGGTCTGCGAGAAATCAAAAAATATTTCAGAATAGGAACTTCTCTGCCCAAGACTCAGTTCTAAAGGCGATCTTAGATGCGAAGGAATGGCAACAGGCCCAACCGGCTAAAGATAGCGTCAATTCGCAGAGAAAGAAATTACCTTCTCCCCGAGACCCAGTTGATTGGATCATCTGCAAATCAGATGCAGCTTGGAAGAAGGAACAATCCACGGCTGGTCTGGCCTGGAGCTTCTCCCGTAATCAGAATGAGAGGTTCGTCTCTCACAGTACCCCTTACGCGTTTGTGATCTCGTCTCTTGTGGCGGAGGGACTAGCAATACGCTCAGCTATGGAACATGCAATCTCCCTTGAGATGAAGAACTTGGTGTTTGAATCGGACTCCCTGCAATTAGTGACAGCAATCACAGAGGGCTCAAGCTATTCAGACCTCCATGGAATCATCTCCCATATCTCTCTGTTATCTTTGTTTTTCAATTCTGTTTCATTTAGATTTTGCTCCCGTGAAAAGCTATCTTTAGAAGATGACCTAGCGAAGCAAGCTTTAAATGGCATTATACCAAACTCCTTTTAATTAATTAAATGCAAATAGTTGTGCCCAAAAAAAAAAAAAAAAAAAAACCGAAACTTAAAATAGAGGGGTTCTAAAAGTCGGNNNNNNNNNNNNNNNNNNNNNNNNNNNNNNNNNNNNNNNNNNNNNNNNNNNNNNNNNNNNNNNAAAAAAAAAAAAAAAAAAAAAACCACGATACTTAAAATAGCAGTGTTCTAAAAGTCGGACCGCATAAATCTAAAGGAAACAATTTTTCTAGAACATATTTCTTAAAAAATATATAGGGCCTGTCGAATGAATAATCTCTTATAAAGCATATAATTACTGCCTAACAATTTCTTGAACATTGATAAATAATTGTTAGAAGCTATGAGAGTTTATGTGTAACAAACCTAAGATTTCGGAGTCCCCACCAAAAGCAGTACAAGAGCTTCCTTGGAAAATTCCTGGACTCAACCACCCCAGATTTCAATGCATCAATGTACATACCAAAGTTAAAAACTGTGGAGTTTATGATTTGCTCCGGATCGATTAATGGGCATGAAGTGTTCAGGAAACGACTGTTGTCTCCACCAGTACCACCTCGTGCACATAAGTAATTTGTTAAGTTACATCCGGATATCTTTGCACACGCTTCATGCCAACATGTGTCTTTCTTTTCAATTGCACTCAAGTACCAGAAAGCCCCAATAACCTGCCCAACAAATCGATCATAGATTGTTCTAGCAAAGCTAAAGCAGTACTGTGAATAAGGGATAAAGAATCTCTTGCTGCTTACATGACTTGGCAACAAGTAAAGGAAAAGGTTTAAAGCAGCTCCAACCCACTGATACTGTACCAGAAGCTCTTGTCACTTCTTTAAAAATCGGATAGATCTCCTTCGACACCACTGACGTCATTTGCTTCCTTGAAACGAGAGTTAGAACCACCACCTGCGAGATCTCTAATCAATCAGAGTCTGATGTTGTTGAGAACTAGAGCTAGTAACAAACACACCTGGGGAATGGGGAGAACAGAGACAATGTCAACACTGAAGTAGAAAAAGAAAAGTCTCTTCCTTATAGCCTTAGAATGCACAACTAACTCTCGCCTCTTAATGACGCTGGAGAACACGAGGAGCAACGAGCTCATTTATAAAATGAAAAATGATGTGAATCACATAGAATACGTCAATAAGAGTACGAAGGACACATAGTTAGGTGTGAGCGTTGTGCTGTGCTTGTTAGCAGTTGATACTGTTGCAGAAAGACTACAAGCCCGTTATAATTTTGGTTTGTACTCGTTTGACATCTATTTAGTCAATGATATGTAGATTAGAACAATCTCGATTGAACACAAGGGAAAAAACATTCAACTTTCTTTGCTTTTTTTCAAGTGTTTATTGGTGGAATGGAATGTCGGTGCTATATCTTTCTTTCTTCTTTGCATGATTGATAGGTCCTCTAATTAATCTTTGTATTTCACGATTTCATATCAAAAAGCTAATTTTGGTTGATAGCATTATATATTCGTTGACAAAGAGAAATATCAATACACATTACAACTCAAAAACATGTTGAAACACACACAGTCCAAGTGGGATTGAATAGGGAGGACAACAAAACCAAAAGATGGCAGAAAATTAGATATTAGGACCTATCATTATAGGTATATTGGGAGAGATCAAAATAGCATCCTCCTCATCATCAAGAAGGAGCAATGTGCAAGTGGCCTAGAGATGAATTATCCATGTCACCATCAATATGGTGAAGGCCAACAAGATCCAAGTGGTGGAAACCCGTCTGCCACGGCTCATATCTGCTTGTCCTGAACCCATTGAAGTATCATCCGCGACTCGACCATTGCTCACTCTCTTACTGCACATCCATGATATTTAATAAGTATACAGAACAAATGAAACAAGATATAAATGTGAATCACAAAGCAGCATAAAAAAATCCCACAAGTAAAACCAACCAAAGATTTGTTCTTTATAAGGAAACTGCTGAGCATAAAAAAAGGAAACTTTTAAGAATTCGAACACCAAACAATCACTCAAAACTCCATATCGAATCATAATCTAATCAAAAGCAGTTTGAAAACATCACTCAAAACGGCATACCTCGAAGGGTATCTGCAAGTTCCTTGACCTGAAAACACACACATAAGAAATGAATTCAACAAGCTCCAAGAAAGGTAACAACTTTGAATAAATGTAAAAAAAAAAAAAAGACTTTACTGGGATTGATGGAAGTGAGAGCAGCGTTGTTGTTGAAATTGCAAGCATCGTCGGCGAGTCCGTTCTTCAAGTAGTAGTTGTTGAACACATACGACGCCATCTTCTGGATATCCGTCGGGTCGTTGCAAGCTCTACCCTGCTGGATCGGACTACAGTCCGCGCCTCCTTGTCCACATGCCCAATCGATCGCCGTCTGTAGCGACGAATCTTCCGCGTTGTTCTTCGCGACGCACCAAAGCTCCGCTTGAAGCACTTGTCCCCCGGCCTGCGCATCCGCAATCGCCACTAACATAATCGCCGTCGCGGCGAGGAGAGAGAGATGGAGGTGAGGGAGAGTCATAATCGTTTCAGCAGAGAGAGAGAGAAGAGAGTGGGATGAAGATGAAGATGAAGCTAAAGAAGCGTTACGAAGAAGGTAAAGAGAGTTTTAAAGTCGCTGATTCGCCAGAAAGTTACCGTTAAAGGTTTCAGGAAGCTGGAAGATCTAACAGTGACGACGCAATGAGAGAGAGACTATTTCGGACTTTTTCCTGAGAGCGAAAATATCAGGGTGTATTATGCAGTTTTTGGATTCTAGCGATTGATGATTTGGGCTTTTGTTAGAACTTTCGGCCCATTAGAAAGATGTGAGGAATGCAATTTTATACTCGGATTACTGATGTGTCTTTTTGTTATTGGCTTTAGTTAAAAAAACGACCTGGCTTCACAGTCGTCTAAAAACGAATATTTTTTTGTGATGTAGCTTTTCCTAAGGAAAAAACAGGACAGAGTAATCGAGAGAACACATTTGGGATTTTCTCGTGAAAGATAGAAAACTATGGGTGTATTATGTAATTTTTGGATTTTAGATTTCGGCCCATTAAAAGAGGTAAAGGAATGTAATGGGCCCCACATAAGGAGCTGGACTCTCCAGCTTCCAATAATGCAAGTTCGCTCGGATTGATGACGTGTCCTTTCGTGATTGGTTAGGTTCATCGTGAAAGACTTTGAAGC includes:
- the LOC106296660 gene encoding uncharacterized protein LOC106296660 isoform X1, giving the protein MIQSTGSRGEDQMTQVARGVCHSPIGGSVVLASSLFHPESKSVVASGSNGSEKAGPIGHSLAEDDNQGSCHTNTSFPSPIAHPRCALIRSLPMRIPRHPWEQLAGGETSRKFCS
- the LOC106296660 gene encoding uncharacterized protein LOC106296660 isoform X2, yielding MIQSTGSRGEDQMTQVARGVCHSPIGGSVVLASSLFHPESKSVVASGSNGSEKGPIGHSLAEDDNQGSCHTNTSFPSPIAHPRCALIRSLPMRIPRHPWEQLAGGETSRKFCS
- the LOC106298492 gene encoding PLASMODESMATA CALLOSE-BINDING PROTEIN 5, which codes for MTLPHLHLSLLAATAIMLVAIADAQAGGQVLQAELWCVAKNNAEDSSLQTAIDWACGQGGADCSPIQQGRACNDPTDIQKMASYVFNNYYLKNGLADDACNFNNNAALTSINPSQGTCRYPSSKRVSNGRVADDTSMGSGQADMSRGRRVSTTWILLAFTILMVTWIIHL